From the genome of Alkalihalobacillus sp. TS-13:
TAAAGACCTTGCCGATACGTATAAACTGATTGGAAAGTATGGCAGCGACATCTTTTATGAGGGTGAAATTGCAGATGCCATCATCGAGACGATCAATAATCCACCTGTTGCAGAAAACGTTGATAGCTTCGTTTTGCCAGGTGAAATGACGAAGTCCGATCTGCAAGGTTACGAGATATTCACACAGGAACCTACGAACATCGATTATCGAGACTATCAGGTTTATGGAATGTCACTGCCTTCTAGCGGTGGGATAACGATTGGAGAAGCGCTCAATATCCTGGAAGGCTATGATCTTTCCAGTATGTCCCGGACAGAAGCACTCCATTATTATCTCGAAGCATCACGACACGCCTTTGCCGATCGTGACGCCTATCTTGGGGACCCAAAATATACTGATGTCCCGATAACCGGTCTCCTGACAAAAGGTTTTGCGGCAGAACGCCGACAAGAAATTGGTGAACGGGCTTCGGTTGGCACAGTTGCACCAGGTGATCCATGGCCATATGAAGAAGACCCTGATCGCTGGCCGGACCCGAAACCAGAACTGGGATATGGTTTCGACTATGATTTTGCAGGTGAAAACGGAGACCCATGGAATCAGGACAAGCTCTTCGTAGAAACCGATTCGGATGTCACCTTCGATATCGAGGATGGAAATGGTAGGATCGTTCTTGGGGGCATTGCAAACGCCAGTGGACGGGCAGCATCCAATATGGAGCTGACGACCGACAGTGAACTGCTTGTCCCTTATAAAATCAATGAGATTAGCCCAAGCCATTATTTACGCTATTGGCTCCGTTCAGATGGCTGGGTAAGAAGCACAAGCCCGCATAATGGATACGGTGTCGAAATCCGTTCAGGCTACAATAACATCCGTCTCATCCGTACGGTGGACGGAGGAGAAATCGAGGAGATTGGACGCTTCAGCTATCCGCGCTCGACCGATTGGCAGCAGCTCCGTTTCCGAGTGGAAGGCGATCAAATCAAAGTGAAAACATGGGATCAGAATGAGGAAGAACCAGCTGATTGGAATCTTGAAGTACAAGATGATGGTGTCACGGCTCCTGGACGTTTCCTCTTGAGTGCGATTGAATTCCGAGATGGGGAAGGAGGAAGCTTCCACACTGGGCCGATCGAGGTCGAGGATTTGAATCGTGAACAGGAAGCGACGACTGCCCCATCGGATTATGAAGAAAACGAAGACATGAGCCAGACGATTCACCTTTCTGTCAGTGATAAGGATGGGAATGTCGTTTCCTACACAAACACGATCGTTTCCATCGGAGGGAACGGAATGGTCGTACCGGGATATGGCTTCTTGTTGAACGATGCCCTTTCCGGACGTGTGCCATCAGTTACACCAGAAGGAGAGCCGAATGCACCGGAACCTGGTATGAGACCGCTCAGCAGCATGTCACCGACGATCGTCATGAAAGACGGCGACCCGGTCCTTACATTAGGGGCGCCTGGCAGCGCGACGATCATCACAACCGTCCTGCAGACAATAGTATATAACCTTGACTTTGGAATGAGCTTACCTGAGGCATTGGCTGCACCTAGACTGACCCAGCGGAATCGACCTACTGGGAACATCGTCGTTGAAGCAGCCTTTACTGAAACAGAAGAGTACGAGGAATTACAAGCATTAGGTCACACCTTCTACACCTCGACTTTGTCGCAAGGGATCGGAGCTGCAACCGCAATCGCCTTCCTTCCAGATGGAAAAGTGCAAGCAGCAGCTGAACCCGTCAGACGAGGCGGAGGAAGTGCAATGGTCGAACACCCAACAGAAAAATAATATAAAAAACCAGCCATAAGCATTTAACGCTTGTGGCTGATTTTTTTCGCATTCTTTACAATTACATGACGCATGGTCCGATAGATGGCACTTCCGCTAAAAAAGCCGATTGCATAGATGAGCCCGACTTGAAGCCCTTCTTGAGCAAAACCGATCGCGAACCCGACGGCTGCCATAAGCAGGGGAATATAGAGTAAACGCATTTCTGCCTCCTCAAAACATAAGGTATAGTATCTTTATATCCAAATCCTGTCCAAACAAGCCCTCGTTTAAGTATTGTTAAAAAATTCAGATTATTGTACACTGGTAATATCTGAATGAAAAGGAATGTGATGTGGATGCAGGTATACAAAGGTGGAGCTGCCGGACTGAAAAGCGTCTTGTTCATCGGCAAAAACTATCGCGTTAAAGCAGTCAATCACAACGGAAAACTTGAAGCAAAGGTACAACCGCTACATAAGGGTGAAGGCAAGCTGGATACTTTTCTGAACAGAATTCCTTTTGTCAGAGGCATCTGGTCGATCGTCAAAGCGATGATGAATGTGTACAAGCAGCTCGTCCTGGCATTTGCTGCGCTTTTTTTATTAGGGAAAGCCTTGCCAGGTGGACAGGGCACGAGCAGTGTGCCTTTAACGGAAAAAGAATGGTTCTTTTCAGTAGCAATGATCGTAATAGCGGGTCTAGTCATCCGGTTCACGAGCATTTCGAAGTATCATGCGGCTGAGCATATGGTTGCGCATTGCGAGGACAAAAACCTCCCATTGACCTATGAAAATGTTGCGAACCAGCCAAGAGTCCATCCGCGCTGCGGGACGAATCTTGTTGTGTTCATCGTTTTCAACACAATACTCTTTTCCTTTTTCTTGGAGAGTATGCTCCTTACCATGCTGATTGCGTGGAGCATCGGCTATGAAATGTTCCGTATGAAGAGAAGCCGCTTGAAGCCATTTTATAAGCTAGGCTCTTTCCTGCAATACTACTGTTTTACCAGCAAGCCTGAGGAAAAACACCTCAACATCGCAATCGAAAGCATGAAAACGTTAAAAAGCGTAGAAGCATAATTTGAGCCCCCGGCAATACAGCCGGGGGCTTTTTTTGCACTTAAAGAAAGTATAAAAATACTTTCTTGAGTATAAGCGCAACTAAGGCTAAGACTGCGCCAATGGCTTGGCTTTGCCAAGTTTTCTTTAGGAATTTAAATTGGAATAAAAATCATCCCAAGGTACGGTTGTAAAACGCTTTCAACTATTTTATACTTTCACTAAATCGATTTACTAAATCGGTTTAGTTTTCACAAAAAGTTAGATTAGGAGTTCTTATATGAAAAGGATCACAATAGCAGAAGTTGCAAAGCATGCGGAAGTTTCCAAGAGTACAGTATCCCAATATTTGAATCAGCGCTATGACTATATGGGTGAAAAGACGAAAGAACGGATCAAGAAAGCGATCGATGAGTTGGGCTATAGTCCTAATATCATGGCGAGAGGCTTGAAGCAGAAATCATCGACGACGATCGGCGTTATCGTCGCCAACATCTTACACGTGTTCTCCACCCAGGTCATCCGGGCGATCGAGGATTTCTGTAATGAAAAAGGGTTCCATGTCATCGTCTGCAATGCGGATGATGATCCAGCAAAAGAAAAAAAGTACATCGAAATGCTCTGGGCAAAACAAGTCGACGGAATCATCGCCTTTCCTACAGGGGGAAATGTCGATTTGTTCAAAAAGTTGATTGATGCCCAGTATCCAGTTGTATTCATTGACCGGATCGTCCCTGGCATTTCGATCAACACGCTCCTCCTTGATAACGAAAAGGCTTCCCTGCTAGCTGTGGAGGAATTCATGGAAAGAGGCTATGAGCGGATCGGAATCATCTCACCGCCACTCGGTAGAAATCTGACGCCAAGGGTGGAACGGGTCGAAGGGTATAAAAAAGCGTTGGAAAAACATAATAGGCCGGTCAACCCGAAATACATCATCAGCGGGGAAATCAACGACATGCAAGCAAAGATCGAAAACATGATGAAACTCCCGGATCCGCCCGACGCGATATTCGCCGTTAATGACCGTACTTTATTCGAGGTGCTTGCTTATACGAAAAAATATCGGATCAGGATACCGGAGGACCTCGCACTGATCAATATCGATGATGTATCGTTTGCCAGTATATACAGTCCAGCTTTGTCGACAATCATACAACCTGCATTCGAAATGGGGAATAAGGCGGCAGAAATTCTCATCAACCTGATCATCGACAAAGACAACGGGGATACAGAGATCTACCGTTTTGAACCACAACTGATCGTAAGGGAATCTTGTTGAAATACATAAGGGAGGGTGAGTGTTATGGAAAAGATCATCAAGACAGTTGCTTCAGAAATACAGGAAGTTTTAGGAAGAGTGGACACCGATGAGGCGATTCGGCTTGCAGATGAATTGAATCAAGTGAAACGGATCTTTGTGGCGGGTACAGGACGTTCCGGTTTGATCGGCAAAGTATTCGCGATGCGGTTGATGCATAGCAATTTTCCAATCTATGTCGTGGGAGAGACGATCACCCCCAGCATCAAAACCGGTGATCTATTGGTCCTCATCTCTGGTTCAGGGAGTACAGGTTCACTCGTGCAATACGCAGAAAAAGCCAAAGAGATTGATGCAAAGGTTGCTTTAGTGACGACGAATAAGGATTCGGCCATCGGGCGGATCAGTGATTTCTTGCTCACGATACCTGCAGCTACCAAGAAACGCCTTCCATCGGAGCCGGATACGATCCAGCCGCTGGGAAGCCAGTTTGATCAATCGGCTCACCTGCTATTGGATGCGATCATCGTCTATCTCCTCGAACAGCAGCCTGAAGGGAACAGCCATTCCAAATTAAACCAAAAACATGCAAACCTTGAGTAGACAGGGGAGGATTCAATCCACCCCATTTACGATGAATTGAAAGCGGTCACAGTCTTGCGGGTAAGCACTAAACGAAAAAGCCCTCATGCAATTTAGGCTTAAAGCGTGATCATAATCTATAAATGGAGGTATACCAACATGAGCAAAATCAAATACGGCTTCATTTTTCTGATTATTGCAACGATTGCAATCATTTCCGGTTGCAACACAGACGAAGCGGATCCAAATGGAGATGGGAAGATCAAAATCATTGCTGCTCATAACCAGACATCTCCTGATAATCCGTTCCAGGTCGGTTTATTGAAATTTAAAGAGGTTGCCGAAAAGGAATCAAACGGATCGATTGAAGTCGAAGTGCATGCCGGTACGATCGGGACGGAGGAATCACAGCTGGTCGAAAAACTTCAACTCGGTGCTGCAGATGTTGTGCTTGCATCCCCTGGTTTCATGACCCAGACGGGCATAAGGGAAATCGATCTATTTTCCGCACCGTATCTGTTCAAAGACTATGACCATTGGTTGAAAACCGTTGATGGGGAAGTCGGAAAAGAAATGGCGGAAATCATCAATGAAAAATCCGATAATTCCTTTAAACTATTAGGCTATTGGACAGCTGGTGTGCGGCATTATTATGGGAAGAAACCAATCGAATCAGTGGAAGACCTGAAGGGTGTTTCGCTACGGACACAAACATCCGGAGTCATTTCAGATTTCTGGAAGAAAACAGGAGCCATCCCATCCAATATAGCATGGGGCGAACTGTACCAGGGCTTGCAGCAGGATGTCGTCGATTCGTCTGAAAACGCTTACCCGTTTTTCGTCCAGCAGGCCCACCATACGACTCCGAACGGAAAATATATATCGGAAACGGCCCACGACTACACGACAAGACTATTATTGATCAATGGCGAGAAATTCGATGACTACTCAAAGGAACATCAGGAAATCATCTTGCAGGCGGCAAAGGAATCGGTGAAGGCAGAACGTGAAGAAACCCTCAAACAGGACATCGAATATAAGGAAAAAGCGATCGAAGAAGGGGCGGTCGTCAACGAGATCGATCGAGAACCTTTCATCGAGATCGCCAAGCCTATATTGGATGACTTCGCTACAGAGATCGAGGCAGAAGAACTATTGAATAAGATCAGAGAACTAGACTAACAGCTTGGGAGGGAATTCTATGAAACGTTTCGTACAAGTTCTTGAAAGGTTGCAAATGACAGTCGCCATCCTATTCTTATCTATTTTCTTTTTCGTCATCATGTTACAGATCATCACGAGGCATTTAGGCATTTCGATCATCTGGACTGAGGAGGTCGCCAATTATTCGTTCATTTGGGCGATCTTCATGGGAGCAGCGATCATGGTCAATCGCCGTGAGCATTTCAACTTTGATTTTATCCTGAAAAACTTGAAAGGGAAGCGGAAAACCTCTTTGAAAATAGTCAATGATCTGGTGCTCATCACGTTCAATGTATTCATCTTCCTATTAGGTGTCCAGGTCGCAGTCGAATTCTGGAATTATACATGGGCATCGATCCCTGATATGAAAATGGGGTATATATGGATGTCCGTTCCGATCATGGCCGGAACGATGATCATCTATTCCTTTTCACATCTGATTGATCATGTCCAGACAGTTAAAGCGGGTCAAGTCCATACAGGAAAAGCGAAGGAGGTCAATGGATAATGGGGTTTCTATTACTTGCACTCTTCATCGTCTTGATGTTGATCGGGGTTCCGATTGCATTCGTCATCGGTATTGTTGCATTAGTCGGGATTTCCGGCATTCCTTACACACCTGAAGCCACGGTTTCGATGAAAATGGTCAATGGCCTCGATTCGTTTGTCCTGTTGGCTATTCCATTATTCATCCTTGCAGCCAATTTGATGAACTCAGGTAAAATATCCGAGAAGTTGATCAATCTTGCGCTCGCCATCGTCGGGCCAATCCGTGGCGGGCTGGCACACGCGAATATCCTCGTATCAATGATGTTTGCCGGTGTTTCCGGAGCATCACAGGCTGATACGGCTGGTGTCGGGAAAATTCTGATCCCGAGCATGAGGAATAAAGGATATGAAAAAGAAACGGCCGTAGGTGTCACATCCGCCTCGTCAACGATAGGTGTCGTCATCCCACCAAGCATCCCGATGATTATCTTCGCTGGTCTGACCAATGCGTCTATCGGTGCATTATTTCTCGGTGGTATCGTTCCAGGGATCCTGATCGGGCTGGCCATGATGATCATGATGTACTTCATTGCCGTCAAACGAAATTATCCGAAAGCGGCACGGGTCGAATTCAAGCAATTTTTCCGGATGTTCGCTGAAGCTTTTCCGGCATTATTGACACCAGTCATCATCATCGGCGGGATCATCTCAGGATTCTTCACAGCGACAGAGGCTGCAGCAATTGCATCCTTATATACACTGCTCGTCTGTATGTTTTACTATAAAACATTGAAACTGAAAGACTTGCCGAAGATTTTGATGGAGACGTTAGCATTAAGCTCCTTATCCCTGTTTGCATTGGCTGCTGCGAGTGCATTGGGAGAGCTGTTGAGTTATTACCGCCTAGGAACGATGGCACAGGAATTCTTTACGAACAATATCGGAGCAGAATGGTTGTTCATCCTCATCATCATCGCATTCTTCCTGTTTGTCGGAACGTTCATGGATGCGATTCCAGCGATGATCTTGTTCGTGCCGGTCATCCTGCCGACAGCGCTCGAGTTTGGAATCGACCCGGTCCACCTTGGGCTGATCGTCGTCATCACATTAGCCGTCGGTCTGATCACGCCGCCTTATGGCTTGTGCCTTCTACTCGCAGCAAAGATTGGCGATATGTCCATTGAACGGTCGTTTGTCGCCGTCATTCCATATATTGCGATCATCCTGGTCGTATTGCTGTTCATCGCGTTTTTCCCGGATATCGCATTCTTCATCCCTAAGATGTTGAATCCTGGAATGTTTTAATGGATGAACGATAAACGACAATCAAGCCATACGTTTAAGGTGTAACAGAGAAACATGGTGAAATTGAACAATAAAGTGAGGTTTTATGATGAAACTGCAATTGGCATTGGACAGGTTGACGAAGGACGAGTGCTTTCGGATCGTTGAAGAAACGAAGGAGAGCATTGATATCATAGAGGTCGGAACAGGTGTCATCAAAGAGTATGGAATGGCGATCGTACGGGAGATGAGGAACCGCTACCCGGATCATGTGATTCTTGCGGATATGAAGACCTGTGATGCGGGCAGGCACGAAGCACTTCAAGTGTTTGAAGCGGGCGCAGACATCGCGACGGTCATGGCATTCTCAGCTGGGCAGACGATCACGGACACTTTGAGAATCGCACATGAAACAGAAAAGCAGATCATGATCGATTTGTTGGAGGTACATGAAAAGGAAAAGGTTGCGGCACTAGAAAAGCTCGGTGTCCGTCTCGTAAGCCTCCACATCGGCAAAGACAAGCAGACAGAGGGTGCCTTTGATACCGAGTTGTTTTCATTGATCAAGGAATTCGATTTTGAAGTAGCCGTGGCAGGTGGTGTGAATCTGGATTCCCTGCCGTCGATCCTTCAAGAAAGGCCGGATATTATCATCGCCGGCAGTGCAATCACCGGTTCAGAGCAACCGAAGGAAACAGCCGTAAATATGAAAAAGATGATGGCTGACTATATGTAGAAATAACTGTTAAGCAAGGGGGTACTGACGGCCTCTTTGCTTTTCTTTATGTTTTTGTTATTCGTCTTCCGGATGTGCTACAATCAGATAAGAATTTTACGAGCGGAAGAAGGAAAATTAGATGGCAAAACAAGCCTTACCAGTTCAAAAAAACGATATCATCGACGTCACATTCGAAGACCTGTCCCATGATGGTGCGGGTGTCGCAAAAGTCGACGGCTACACGCTTTTTGTTCCAAGAGGCCTTCCTGGTGA
Proteins encoded in this window:
- a CDS encoding gamma-glutamyltransferase — encoded protein: MFKRKLKSLIFVVLASMLLTMPTVTEAQLNPQVDQQPTAIGTGGAVATEHPDASQAAMHILKQGGNAIDAAIAAAAVQGVVRPFSGGVGGGGMMMVYLEEEDKVITIDNREQASQNFGPHAFLDENGDEYPRAVRKSSGAATGVPGTVLAWEEALEAYGTMSLRQVLQPAIVVAQRGFTIDENFVREVTENADRFRLFDSTSDIYLTEEGEVPEAGDRLTNKDLADTYKLIGKYGSDIFYEGEIADAIIETINNPPVAENVDSFVLPGEMTKSDLQGYEIFTQEPTNIDYRDYQVYGMSLPSSGGITIGEALNILEGYDLSSMSRTEALHYYLEASRHAFADRDAYLGDPKYTDVPITGLLTKGFAAERRQEIGERASVGTVAPGDPWPYEEDPDRWPDPKPELGYGFDYDFAGENGDPWNQDKLFVETDSDVTFDIEDGNGRIVLGGIANASGRAASNMELTTDSELLVPYKINEISPSHYLRYWLRSDGWVRSTSPHNGYGVEIRSGYNNIRLIRTVDGGEIEEIGRFSYPRSTDWQQLRFRVEGDQIKVKTWDQNEEEPADWNLEVQDDGVTAPGRFLLSAIEFRDGEGGSFHTGPIEVEDLNREQEATTAPSDYEENEDMSQTIHLSVSDKDGNVVSYTNTIVSIGGNGMVVPGYGFLLNDALSGRVPSVTPEGEPNAPEPGMRPLSSMSPTIVMKDGDPVLTLGAPGSATIITTVLQTIVYNLDFGMSLPEALAAPRLTQRNRPTGNIVVEAAFTETEEYEELQALGHTFYTSTLSQGIGAATAIAFLPDGKVQAAAEPVRRGGGSAMVEHPTEK
- a CDS encoding DUF1385 domain-containing protein, whose protein sequence is MQVYKGGAAGLKSVLFIGKNYRVKAVNHNGKLEAKVQPLHKGEGKLDTFLNRIPFVRGIWSIVKAMMNVYKQLVLAFAALFLLGKALPGGQGTSSVPLTEKEWFFSVAMIVIAGLVIRFTSISKYHAAEHMVAHCEDKNLPLTYENVANQPRVHPRCGTNLVVFIVFNTILFSFFLESMLLTMLIAWSIGYEMFRMKRSRLKPFYKLGSFLQYYCFTSKPEEKHLNIAIESMKTLKSVEA
- a CDS encoding LacI family DNA-binding transcriptional regulator, producing the protein MKRITIAEVAKHAEVSKSTVSQYLNQRYDYMGEKTKERIKKAIDELGYSPNIMARGLKQKSSTTIGVIVANILHVFSTQVIRAIEDFCNEKGFHVIVCNADDDPAKEKKYIEMLWAKQVDGIIAFPTGGNVDLFKKLIDAQYPVVFIDRIVPGISINTLLLDNEKASLLAVEEFMERGYERIGIISPPLGRNLTPRVERVEGYKKALEKHNRPVNPKYIISGEINDMQAKIENMMKLPDPPDAIFAVNDRTLFEVLAYTKKYRIRIPEDLALINIDDVSFASIYSPALSTIIQPAFEMGNKAAEILINLIIDKDNGDTEIYRFEPQLIVRESC
- the hxlB gene encoding 6-phospho-3-hexuloisomerase; the encoded protein is MEKIIKTVASEIQEVLGRVDTDEAIRLADELNQVKRIFVAGTGRSGLIGKVFAMRLMHSNFPIYVVGETITPSIKTGDLLVLISGSGSTGSLVQYAEKAKEIDAKVALVTTNKDSAIGRISDFLLTIPAATKKRLPSEPDTIQPLGSQFDQSAHLLLDAIIVYLLEQQPEGNSHSKLNQKHANLE
- a CDS encoding TRAP transporter substrate-binding protein; this encodes MSKIKYGFIFLIIATIAIISGCNTDEADPNGDGKIKIIAAHNQTSPDNPFQVGLLKFKEVAEKESNGSIEVEVHAGTIGTEESQLVEKLQLGAADVVLASPGFMTQTGIREIDLFSAPYLFKDYDHWLKTVDGEVGKEMAEIINEKSDNSFKLLGYWTAGVRHYYGKKPIESVEDLKGVSLRTQTSGVISDFWKKTGAIPSNIAWGELYQGLQQDVVDSSENAYPFFVQQAHHTTPNGKYISETAHDYTTRLLLINGEKFDDYSKEHQEIILQAAKESVKAEREETLKQDIEYKEKAIEEGAVVNEIDREPFIEIAKPILDDFATEIEAEELLNKIRELD
- a CDS encoding TRAP transporter small permease, producing the protein MKRFVQVLERLQMTVAILFLSIFFFVIMLQIITRHLGISIIWTEEVANYSFIWAIFMGAAIMVNRREHFNFDFILKNLKGKRKTSLKIVNDLVLITFNVFIFLLGVQVAVEFWNYTWASIPDMKMGYIWMSVPIMAGTMIIYSFSHLIDHVQTVKAGQVHTGKAKEVNG
- a CDS encoding TRAP transporter large permease, giving the protein MGFLLLALFIVLMLIGVPIAFVIGIVALVGISGIPYTPEATVSMKMVNGLDSFVLLAIPLFILAANLMNSGKISEKLINLALAIVGPIRGGLAHANILVSMMFAGVSGASQADTAGVGKILIPSMRNKGYEKETAVGVTSASSTIGVVIPPSIPMIIFAGLTNASIGALFLGGIVPGILIGLAMMIMMYFIAVKRNYPKAARVEFKQFFRMFAEAFPALLTPVIIIGGIISGFFTATEAAAIASLYTLLVCMFYYKTLKLKDLPKILMETLALSSLSLFALAAASALGELLSYYRLGTMAQEFFTNNIGAEWLFILIIIAFFLFVGTFMDAIPAMILFVPVILPTALEFGIDPVHLGLIVVITLAVGLITPPYGLCLLLAAKIGDMSIERSFVAVIPYIAIILVVLLFIAFFPDIAFFIPKMLNPGMF
- the hxlA gene encoding 3-hexulose-6-phosphate synthase; amino-acid sequence: MKLQLALDRLTKDECFRIVEETKESIDIIEVGTGVIKEYGMAIVREMRNRYPDHVILADMKTCDAGRHEALQVFEAGADIATVMAFSAGQTITDTLRIAHETEKQIMIDLLEVHEKEKVAALEKLGVRLVSLHIGKDKQTEGAFDTELFSLIKEFDFEVAVAGGVNLDSLPSILQERPDIIIAGSAITGSEQPKETAVNMKKMMADYM